In Tolypothrix sp. NIES-4075, the following proteins share a genomic window:
- the hemB gene encoding porphobilinogen synthase, with protein MFPQHRPRRLRNHSQLRRMVRETVLNTSDLIYPLFAVPGEGIANEVKSMPGVYQLSVDKIVEEAKEVYDLGIPAIILFGIPADKDVDATGAWHDCGIVQKAATAVKEAVPDLIVIADTCLCEYTSHGHCGYLQVGDLTGRVLNDPTLELLKKTAVSQVKAGADIIAPSGMMDGFVQAIRAGLDEAGFQDTPIMSYAAKYASAYYGPFRDAADSTPQFGDRRTYQMDPGNAKEAIKEIELDIAEGADMLMVKPALAYMDIIWRVKQACNLPVAAYNVSGEYAMVKAAALNGWIDEQRVVMETLTGFKRAGADLILTYHAKDAARWLEK; from the coding sequence ATGTTTCCTCAACATCGCCCTCGCCGCTTGCGTAACCATTCTCAATTGCGTCGAATGGTACGTGAAACTGTTCTGAATACAAGTGATTTAATTTACCCTCTGTTTGCTGTACCAGGTGAGGGAATCGCGAATGAAGTCAAATCAATGCCGGGAGTTTATCAACTTTCGGTAGACAAAATTGTTGAAGAAGCCAAAGAAGTTTATGACTTAGGAATCCCCGCGATTATTTTATTTGGGATTCCCGCAGATAAAGATGTCGATGCTACGGGCGCATGGCATGATTGCGGTATTGTCCAAAAAGCTGCAACTGCTGTAAAAGAAGCAGTACCAGATTTGATTGTCATCGCTGATACTTGTCTGTGTGAGTATACCAGTCACGGTCACTGCGGTTATTTGCAAGTTGGTGATTTAACAGGACGGGTTTTGAACGATCCGACTTTGGAATTACTCAAGAAAACAGCAGTATCGCAAGTCAAAGCCGGTGCGGACATCATCGCACCTTCGGGAATGATGGATGGATTTGTCCAAGCAATTCGCGCAGGTTTAGATGAAGCTGGATTTCAAGATACGCCGATTATGTCGTATGCTGCTAAGTATGCTTCGGCTTATTATGGTCCTTTTAGGGATGCAGCAGACTCGACACCGCAATTTGGGGACAGACGTACTTACCAAATGGACCCAGGTAACGCCAAAGAAGCGATTAAAGAAATTGAACTTGATATCGCTGAAGGTGCTGATATGCTCATGGTTAAGCCAGCTTTGGCATACATGGACATTATCTGGCGCGTCAAACAAGCCTGCAACTTACCCGTTGCCGCTTACAATGTTTCTGGTGAGTATGCGATGGTTAAAGCCGCTGCCCTCAACGGCTGGATTGACGAACAGCGCGTGGTTATGGAAACTTTAACCGGATTTAAACGCGCCGGTGCTGACTTAATTTTGACCTACCACGCCAAAGACGCGGCGCGGTGGTTAGAAAAATAA
- a CDS encoding helix-turn-helix domain-containing protein, protein MDMQVLRERAGLSRAEVAFRLAISETSVRNWEAGRTEPTMTPKKFLDALRLFKCTPEELAQASEKSINQRHKRKPGRPKRFPDNNQVTQMPDSPAHLLKKT, encoded by the coding sequence ATGGATATGCAAGTCCTGAGAGAGCGTGCGGGACTAAGCCGTGCTGAAGTTGCCTTCAGACTTGCAATTAGTGAAACAAGTGTTCGCAACTGGGAAGCTGGGCGTACAGAACCAACAATGACACCAAAAAAATTTTTAGACGCTTTACGCCTTTTTAAATGTACACCTGAAGAGTTAGCACAAGCCAGCGAAAAGTCAATTAATCAACGACACAAGCGCAAACCCGGAAGACCAAAACGCTTTCCAGATAATAATCAGGTAACTCAAATGCCTGACTCACCAGCTCATCTGCTAAAGAAAACTTAA
- a CDS encoding helix-turn-helix domain-containing protein produces the protein MGLVKLRIKEYAGERGWTLKEVSDRSGVAYTTLKNYARSSGLASVDVTSLHKLAQTFDVLIEDLYEIVQE, from the coding sequence ATGGGATTGGTGAAGTTGCGGATAAAAGAGTACGCCGGCGAAAGGGGATGGACGCTAAAGGAAGTTTCTGATCGATCAGGAGTTGCTTACACGACGCTGAAGAATTATGCTCGGTCTTCTGGATTGGCAAGCGTTGACGTAACTTCTCTACACAAGTTGGCGCAGACGTTTGATGTGTTAATAGAAGACTTATACGAAATTGTGCAGGAATAG
- a CDS encoding alpha-ketoacid dehydrogenase subunit beta, with product MAETLFFNALREAIDEEMARDKSVFVLGEDVGHYGGSYKVTKDLYQKYGELRILDTPIAENSFTGMAVGAAMTGLRPIIEGMNMGFLLLAFNQISNNAGMLRYTSGGNFKIPMVIRGPGGVGRQLGAEHSQRLETYFQAVPGLKIVTCSTPYNAKGLLKSAIRDDNPVLFFEHVLLYNLKEDLPEEEYLLPLDKAEIVRPGKDVTIITYSRMRYHVAQAVKVLEKQGYDPEVIDLISLKPLDMDTIGASVRKTHKVIIVEEAMRTGGIAAELIASINDRLFDELDAPVLRLSSQDIPTPYNGNLERLTIVQPEQIVEAVEKMVALRV from the coding sequence ATGGCAGAAACTTTATTCTTCAACGCCCTACGAGAAGCCATTGATGAAGAAATGGCACGCGACAAGAGCGTATTCGTTCTCGGTGAAGACGTAGGACATTATGGCGGGTCTTACAAAGTTACCAAAGACCTATATCAAAAATACGGTGAACTGCGAATTCTTGACACTCCCATTGCCGAAAACAGCTTTACGGGAATGGCAGTAGGCGCAGCGATGACCGGTTTAAGACCGATAATCGAAGGCATGAACATGGGCTTTTTGCTGCTAGCCTTTAACCAAATATCTAATAACGCCGGGATGCTGCGCTATACCTCCGGTGGTAACTTTAAAATACCGATGGTAATTCGCGGTCCTGGAGGCGTAGGACGGCAATTAGGGGCAGAACATTCCCAGCGATTAGAAACATACTTTCAAGCTGTTCCTGGCTTAAAAATTGTTACCTGCTCTACACCTTACAACGCCAAAGGATTGCTGAAATCAGCTATCCGCGATGATAATCCAGTATTGTTCTTTGAACACGTTCTGCTTTACAACTTGAAAGAAGACCTGCCAGAAGAAGAATATTTACTGCCATTAGATAAAGCAGAAATTGTCCGTCCGGGAAAAGATGTGACAATCATCACTTATTCACGGATGCGGTATCATGTAGCGCAAGCAGTGAAAGTTCTGGAAAAACAAGGTTATGACCCAGAAGTAATCGACTTGATATCCCTCAAACCGCTGGATATGGATACTATTGGTGCATCCGTGCGGAAAACTCATAAAGTCATTATTGTTGAAGAAGCAATGCGAACTGGTGGCATAGCCGCAGAATTAATTGCTTCAATTAACGATCGCCTGTTTGATGAATTAGATGCTCCAGTCTTGCGGCTTTCTTCCCAAGATATTCCCACACCTTACAATGGCAATTTAGAGCGCTTAACAATTGTTCAACCAGAGCAAATAGTCGAAGCTGTAGAAAAAATGGTAGCTTTGCGAGTTTAG
- the secD gene encoding protein translocase subunit SecD, with protein sequence MQRQRSLLALILVMVIAAITVIATIPIPLGLDLRGGSQLTIQVKPTAEIKQITERELEAVKRVVEGRINGLGVSEPVIQTVGTDKILVQLPGVNDPEQAERVLGGTAQLEFRLQKAGTETQLFAFQRSREELKAKQQELIKTKDAAAIAKNKEELKNNNQAIAELFESTNPPLTGKFLKDAYGEPTQGNNWNVAIRFDTKGGELFAQLTKSLAGTGRSIGIFLDNEAISAPSVGPEFAAAGITGGAAVITGRFTAQEANDLGVQLRGGALPVPVEIAERRTVGATLGKDSIQRSIYAGIGGLSLVLIFMVVYYRLPGLIADIALVIYSLLTWASFALLGVTLTLPGIAGFILSIGMAVDANVLIFERTREELQSGKKLYRSVESGFYRAFSSILDSNVTTWIACAALFWLGSGLVKGFALTLALGVAVSMFTAITCSRTLMFLAISIPALKKPELFSPNLPASNQAEVAQ encoded by the coding sequence ATGCAAAGACAGCGATCGCTATTAGCCTTGATTTTAGTTATGGTAATTGCCGCGATTACGGTGATTGCTACAATTCCGATTCCCTTGGGGCTGGATTTACGCGGAGGTTCACAGCTAACAATTCAGGTGAAACCAACAGCGGAGATTAAGCAAATCACCGAACGCGAATTGGAAGCTGTTAAAAGAGTAGTTGAAGGACGTATCAACGGTTTGGGTGTTTCTGAACCAGTGATTCAAACGGTGGGTACAGACAAGATTTTAGTGCAACTACCCGGAGTTAACGACCCAGAACAAGCAGAACGAGTTCTGGGAGGTACTGCACAGCTAGAATTTCGTCTGCAAAAAGCCGGTACGGAAACTCAATTGTTTGCTTTTCAAAGATCGCGAGAAGAATTGAAGGCAAAACAACAAGAATTGATCAAAACTAAAGACGCAGCCGCAATTGCGAAAAATAAAGAAGAGTTAAAAAATAATAATCAAGCGATCGCTGAATTATTTGAAAGTACCAACCCACCTTTAACTGGTAAATTTCTCAAAGATGCCTATGGCGAACCGACTCAAGGCAACAACTGGAATGTTGCCATTCGCTTTGATACCAAAGGTGGGGAATTATTTGCCCAACTGACAAAAAGCCTCGCCGGTACTGGTCGCAGTATTGGTATATTTTTGGATAATGAAGCCATTAGCGCTCCTAGTGTCGGTCCAGAATTTGCTGCCGCAGGTATTACCGGTGGTGCTGCCGTAATTACAGGTAGATTTACCGCACAAGAAGCAAACGACTTAGGTGTGCAGTTACGCGGTGGGGCATTACCCGTACCAGTAGAAATCGCCGAAAGACGCACAGTCGGCGCAACCTTGGGTAAAGACAGCATTCAACGCAGTATTTATGCTGGTATTGGTGGTCTGAGTTTAGTATTAATTTTTATGGTGGTGTACTATAGACTACCAGGATTAATTGCCGACATAGCATTAGTTATCTACTCTTTGCTAACTTGGGCTAGCTTTGCTTTGTTGGGCGTTACTCTCACACTGCCTGGAATTGCCGGATTTATTCTTAGTATTGGGATGGCGGTTGATGCTAACGTACTAATTTTTGAGCGCACGCGGGAAGAATTACAATCAGGTAAAAAGCTGTATCGTTCTGTAGAATCTGGTTTTTACCGAGCATTTTCTAGTATTTTAGATAGCAACGTGACGACATGGATTGCTTGTGCTGCTTTGTTCTGGCTGGGGTCTGGGTTAGTCAAAGGCTTTGCCCTGACTTTGGCTTTGGGTGTAGCAGTTAGTATGTTTACAGCGATTACCTGTAGTCGGACACTGATGTTTTTGGCAATTTCAATTCCTGCATTGAAGAAACCAGAACTTTTCTCTCCTAACCTGCCAGCGTCGAATCAGGCAGAGGTAGCTCAATGA
- the secF gene encoding protein translocase subunit SecF gives MKLSINKSRSLWWTVSAAIILSGIISMVISWQTPGIKAPLRPSLDFIGGTRLQFERDCTKPGNCDKPIDITAVREVAKEQGLGDSSIQLAGDNGVTIRTKDLNVDQRTKLQNSLSEKIGVFDPQKNQIDSVGPTLGAELFRSGLLALIVSFIGIIVYMSFRFQLDYAVFAIIALFHDILITVGMFSIFGLVFGIEVDSLFIVALLTITGFSVNDTVVIYDRIRETVKTNPNRPINDIVDDAVNQTLARSINTTLTVLLTLFAIFLFGGETLHNFALALIVGFTMGAYSSIFIASTLLAWWRERTGSSTPTATTEPMDA, from the coding sequence ATGAAACTAAGTATAAATAAATCGCGATCGCTTTGGTGGACTGTTTCTGCCGCCATCATCCTCAGTGGTATCATTTCAATGGTGATTTCCTGGCAAACTCCGGGAATCAAAGCACCCCTGCGTCCCAGTTTAGATTTTATCGGTGGTACGCGCTTGCAGTTTGAACGCGATTGTACAAAACCCGGTAACTGCGATAAACCAATTGATATTACTGCTGTTCGCGAAGTAGCCAAAGAACAGGGATTAGGTGATAGCAGCATTCAACTTGCTGGCGATAATGGCGTAACAATTCGCACAAAAGATTTAAATGTCGATCAACGCACCAAATTACAAAATAGCTTAAGCGAAAAAATCGGCGTTTTTGACCCGCAAAAAAATCAAATTGACTCCGTAGGTCCTACATTAGGGGCAGAATTATTTAGGTCTGGTTTATTAGCTCTCATTGTCTCTTTTATTGGCATCATCGTCTACATGAGCTTTCGCTTTCAGTTAGACTATGCCGTGTTTGCGATTATTGCTTTGTTTCACGACATCTTGATTACAGTAGGGATGTTCTCAATTTTCGGTTTGGTATTTGGCATTGAAGTTGATAGTTTGTTCATTGTTGCCCTACTGACAATCACAGGTTTTTCCGTGAATGATACCGTAGTCATTTACGATCGCATTCGCGAAACCGTCAAAACCAATCCTAATCGACCAATTAATGATATTGTAGACGATGCAGTAAACCAAACCTTAGCACGGTCAATCAACACAACTTTAACCGTGTTGCTGACATTATTTGCTATCTTTCTGTTTGGCGGCGAAACTTTGCATAACTTCGCCCTAGCCTTGATTGTTGGCTTTACAATGGGCGCTTATTCCAGTATCTTCATCGCCAGTACTCTTTTAGCTTGGTGGCGAGAACGCACCGGTTCATCCACACCCACAGCCACTACAGAACCGATGGATGCATAA
- a CDS encoding GNAT family N-acetyltransferase — MNYTQVRFSDRKSEIDLYQLQELFNIAAFWAKGRSIEDMGIAIANSQPVITVRDQERLIGFARATSDGIYRATIWDVVIHPDYRGTGLGSKLVETVLSHPHMHRVERVYLMTTYQEGFYKKIGFQSNSSTTMVLYNQPNLMPTPEIQLQESLGG; from the coding sequence ATGAATTATACTCAAGTTAGATTTAGCGATCGCAAGTCGGAAATTGACCTTTACCAACTCCAAGAGCTATTTAATATTGCTGCTTTCTGGGCAAAAGGGCGCAGTATAGAAGATATGGGCATAGCCATTGCTAACAGTCAGCCAGTAATTACCGTCCGCGATCAAGAACGATTAATTGGCTTTGCTAGGGCAACTTCTGATGGTATCTATCGTGCCACAATTTGGGATGTTGTGATTCACCCAGACTATCGCGGTACTGGACTGGGAAGCAAATTAGTAGAAACGGTTTTGAGTCATCCGCACATGCACAGAGTTGAGCGCGTGTATTTGATGACTACATACCAAGAGGGATTCTACAAAAAAATTGGTTTTCAAAGCAATTCCAGCACCACGATGGTGTTATACAACCAACCTAACCTTATGCCGACTCCGGAAATCCAGCTTCAGGAATCATTAGGGGGATAG
- a CDS encoding sensor histidine kinase, with amino-acid sequence MDWSNWVYLGVGIALGLGLSALFAFRFPSSSSSVALEKQDVSALEQEMKRIMLLYQMAREMSQFKAGFLARTTHELRSPLNGLIGLHQLILSDLCEDAAEEREFIAQAHERALKLLKLIDEILKVSRTEYGNNKLDIQPQSLAEVLQEVHSLTYMLAANRNFTLQLLPPDPEIYVLADPRWLRQVLLNLVDTSITQMEEGSISISTASSPTSKFIHICLDVPTSAVPIIEPIDLIKSEYKPPDTDKQNAPFSPGMRLLLNQTLLEVMGGKLEIVSPVTDEANEHFSRLQVSIPLMIPEAGFPESA; translated from the coding sequence ATGGATTGGAGTAACTGGGTATATTTGGGAGTGGGAATAGCATTGGGGCTGGGTTTGAGTGCGTTATTTGCGTTTAGGTTCCCGTCGTCTAGCTCATCTGTAGCGCTTGAGAAACAGGATGTATCAGCACTTGAGCAAGAAATGAAGCGTATAATGCTTTTGTATCAAATGGCAAGGGAAATGAGCCAGTTTAAAGCGGGATTTTTAGCACGGACTACCCATGAATTGCGATCGCCTCTTAATGGTTTAATTGGTTTACATCAGTTAATTTTGTCAGATTTATGTGAAGATGCGGCGGAGGAACGAGAATTTATCGCTCAAGCTCACGAACGTGCGCTCAAGCTACTCAAGTTAATTGATGAAATTCTCAAAGTCTCCAGGACTGAATACGGCAACAATAAATTAGATATCCAACCCCAATCTTTAGCAGAAGTTTTGCAGGAAGTTCATAGCTTAACTTATATGCTGGCGGCAAATCGCAATTTTACCTTGCAACTTTTGCCACCCGATCCAGAAATTTATGTTTTGGCAGATCCTCGCTGGCTAAGGCAAGTATTGCTAAATTTGGTAGATACTTCGATTACTCAGATGGAGGAAGGCAGTATTTCTATTTCAACTGCTTCTTCACCTACAAGTAAATTTATTCATATTTGCTTGGATGTGCCTACTAGTGCTGTCCCTATAATTGAGCCAATAGATTTAATTAAATCTGAATATAAACCACCTGATACTGACAAGCAAAACGCTCCTTTTTCGCCAGGAATGAGGCTATTACTAAATCAAACTTTGTTGGAAGTGATGGGGGGAAAGCTGGAAATTGTTTCTCCCGTCACCGACGAAGCAAATGAGCATTTTAGCAGGCTACAAGTTTCTATCCCCCTAATGATTCCTGAAGCTGGATTTCCGGAGTCGGCATAA
- a CDS encoding L-threonylcarbamoyladenylate synthase, with protein MTQVSLVDLIAGACAGFLVSFPTDTVPALAALPEKAELIFAAKQRSQDKPLILMAADVEDLWSYVVGSDEEYKIWRSVMDKYLPGALTLVLPASGCVPKAMNPTDSMTIGVRIPNSAIAQTILAQTGPLATTSANVSGQPALQTITEIAAQFPDVLTLAETECQGETPAIGVPSTVAKWTGTNWQILRQGAVKLEF; from the coding sequence ATGACACAAGTTTCTTTAGTAGACCTTATTGCTGGTGCTTGCGCTGGCTTTTTGGTGAGCTTTCCTACAGATACCGTTCCCGCACTCGCAGCGCTACCAGAAAAAGCAGAATTAATTTTTGCAGCGAAGCAACGCAGCCAAGATAAACCTTTGATTTTGATGGCAGCAGATGTAGAGGATTTGTGGTCTTATGTTGTAGGTAGTGATGAAGAGTATAAAATTTGGCGCTCAGTTATGGATAAGTATTTGCCGGGAGCGTTGACATTGGTGTTACCAGCATCAGGGTGTGTGCCAAAAGCAATGAATCCTACAGACTCGATGACAATTGGTGTGCGGATACCGAACAGTGCGATCGCTCAAACTATTTTGGCGCAAACAGGTCCCCTTGCCACTACAAGCGCTAATGTGTCAGGTCAACCTGCTTTGCAGACAATAACAGAAATTGCGGCTCAGTTTCCCGATGTTCTGACTTTAGCAGAAACAGAATGCCAGGGAGAAACACCAGCCATCGGTGTACCTTCGACTGTTGCTAAATGGACTGGGACAAATTGGCAAATTTTACGTCAAGGTGCAGTGAAGTTAGAGTTCTAA
- the prmC gene encoding peptide chain release factor N(5)-glutamine methyltransferase: MVDKQPNLVSGLQLWQWRNAAIKAAIATDVSVSEVDWLLQEVAGLDRLALRLESFKDWSAIALKLPLEDLEHLWQRRLNDRLPVQYIAGVTPWRQFKIAVSSAVLIPRPETECLIDLAVAASLANPLLQQGHWADLGTGSGAIALGLADVFKTATIHAVDCSFDALAIAQKNALNSGLADRIRFYQGSWWEPLELLKGQFSGMVSNPPYIPTSTVSTLQPEVVDHEPHLALDGGAEGLDCIRHLIDISPAYLRPGGVWLVEMMAGQADAVREMLQNQGSYCNVEIHPDLAGIERFAVARALLTDTST; the protein is encoded by the coding sequence ATGGTGGATAAGCAGCCAAATCTAGTTTCTGGTTTACAACTTTGGCAGTGGCGCAATGCAGCAATCAAGGCAGCGATCGCCACTGATGTTTCTGTTTCTGAGGTAGATTGGTTACTACAAGAAGTAGCTGGTTTAGACCGCTTGGCATTGCGTTTGGAATCTTTTAAAGACTGGTCAGCGATCGCTCTAAAATTACCTTTAGAAGATTTAGAGCATCTTTGGCAGAGACGATTAAATGACCGCTTGCCAGTGCAGTACATTGCCGGGGTTACACCTTGGCGACAGTTTAAAATCGCGGTGTCGAGTGCGGTTTTGATTCCCAGACCGGAAACTGAGTGTTTGATTGATTTGGCTGTGGCTGCAAGCTTGGCAAATCCGCTGTTACAGCAAGGTCACTGGGCGGATTTAGGAACTGGTAGTGGGGCGATCGCTCTTGGATTAGCAGATGTCTTTAAGACTGCAACAATTCATGCTGTTGATTGCAGTTTTGATGCTTTGGCGATCGCTCAAAAAAACGCTTTAAATTCTGGTCTGGCTGACCGCATTCGCTTTTATCAAGGTTCTTGGTGGGAGCCGCTAGAATTGCTTAAAGGTCAGTTTAGCGGCATGGTGTCAAATCCGCCTTATATCCCCACCAGCACCGTTTCTACGCTGCAACCAGAAGTAGTTGACCATGAACCACATCTAGCTCTGGATGGTGGTGCTGAAGGCTTAGATTGCATCCGCCATTTGATAGATATTTCTCCCGCTTACTTACGACCTGGTGGCGTGTGGTTGGTTGAGATGATGGCAGGACAGGCGGATGCAGTGCGGGAAATGTTGCAAAATCAAGGTAGCTATTGCAACGTTGAAATTCACCCTGATTTAGCGGGAATTGAACGCTTTGCGGTTGCAAGAGCGTTGCTAACAGATACAAGTACGTGA
- a CDS encoding Tic22 family protein, whose amino-acid sequence MKSLVRWGATLGLIGSTLLGTVFVGNVPVLALTEQQVKEKLDSVPVYLITNSQGLPLSRPLPQGNNGQKSTGSVTGVYLSRQEAQSFIKELQNVKGKDPKMEEVVKSLQVTAVPLGVIYQQLQQTKNQPNRLLFAFKPVDTEVKGAMDLLRQSGQQVNQFKSVPVFAVRFSPEQGYVPIQLKADNQQLIPLFLSKQDAQGLLTQVKSKYPKADIQVIDVDGVIKTLQDKNDNWLSQVVLVPSPESREYIKTLPREGNKPATPAGGNKPAATPKRP is encoded by the coding sequence ATGAAATCATTGGTTCGCTGGGGCGCAACATTAGGATTAATCGGGAGTACACTGCTGGGAACGGTATTTGTGGGAAATGTCCCAGTGCTGGCATTGACAGAACAACAAGTCAAAGAGAAACTCGATTCAGTACCGGTTTATTTAATTACTAACTCCCAAGGTTTACCTTTAAGCCGTCCTCTTCCACAAGGTAATAACGGGCAAAAATCCACTGGTTCTGTAACTGGTGTTTATCTGAGTCGGCAGGAGGCTCAGTCCTTTATTAAGGAATTACAGAATGTCAAAGGCAAAGACCCGAAAATGGAAGAAGTGGTCAAAAGCCTACAAGTGACGGCAGTGCCTTTAGGGGTAATTTATCAACAATTGCAACAAACCAAAAATCAGCCAAACCGCCTTTTATTTGCCTTTAAACCTGTAGATACGGAGGTAAAGGGAGCGATGGACTTGCTGCGTCAAAGCGGTCAGCAGGTAAATCAATTTAAGAGCGTGCCTGTTTTTGCTGTTAGGTTTTCACCAGAACAAGGATATGTGCCAATTCAACTCAAAGCTGACAATCAGCAACTTATTCCTTTGTTTTTAAGCAAGCAAGACGCACAAGGTTTGTTGACTCAGGTGAAGTCAAAGTATCCTAAAGCTGATATCCAGGTAATAGATGTAGACGGTGTAATTAAAACTTTGCAGGATAAAAACGATAACTGGCTCTCGCAAGTTGTTTTGGTACCATCCCCAGAGTCGAGAGAATATATCAAGACACTTCCCAGAGAAGGGAATAAGCCTGCTACTCCTGCTGGTGGCAATAAGCCTGCTGCTACTCCCAAGCGTCCTTAA